A single region of the Microbulbifer sp. MKSA007 genome encodes:
- a CDS encoding PepSY domain-containing protein has protein sequence MQPISKLLLAFIAATALPYALAKEKPPPGAMALSTVLTKLEQQGYTPIVEVDLDKGKWKIEAYKGDQKYDLHVDPNSAEVLSEKPDND, from the coding sequence ATGCAACCTATCAGCAAGTTGTTGCTGGCCTTTATCGCCGCAACAGCACTACCCTATGCACTCGCCAAAGAAAAGCCCCCACCCGGAGCTATGGCCCTTTCCACCGTATTGACCAAATTGGAACAGCAGGGCTACACCCCAATTGTTGAGGTCGATCTGGACAAGGGTAAGTGGAAGATTGAAGCCTATAAGGGTGACCAAAAGTACGACTTGCACGTAGACCCCAACTCTGCGGAAGTTTTGTCGGAAAAACCGGACAACGATTAA